CCCGCCAGGCTCCAAACTCCGGACCCGGGACCCGGCCCCTGAGCCCCGTGGCCGTCGCGTCTCCCCCGCGCCCCAGGCTGACCAACCCGCCCTTTCTCGCTCCGCAGCACACCTTGATTCTTCCCAGCTTGGTCCTGGTCTGCGGAGAGCGATGCCGCTTCCCGACACCATGTTCTGCGCGCAGCAGATCCGCATTCCCCCGGAACTGCCGGACATCCTGAAGCAGTTCACCAAGGCTGCGATCCGCACCCAGCCCGCCGACGTGCTGCAGTGGTCCGCGGGGTAAGCGCCCCAGGGCCAGCGCCTGGGAGAGCCGGCCCGTCCCCGTGGCCCAGTCGTGCCTAGTGAATCCTCCTTCCTGGACCAGTGGTCCAGCGCTCGGGACACTTAGGGTACCGGCAAAACTTTCACTTTAGCATTGGTGGTATCTACACCGAAGTATCTATCTAGGAAACATCATGGTTTATTGACCACGAGACCAGAAATTACTGCAAAATTGCTCCTTTATCTACAAAGCAATGACAGCTCCATTGTTAGTGGTATTTATGCAGGTAGACTAAAATTTATAAAGCAGTTACACTGGGTAAAAAGTTTCTGCATTGTGTTATAAAGTCAAACTAtcacagtttctttatttgtgaaatgATTTTTACAAGGAGGAATCTTATGATTATGTTCCTTGTCTTCAGAGAATCCTCCAGGATTAGGTACCTGTTGAGTTTATTGGAACCAGAAGGACTGGTTCATGTTGGGGTAACCATCCCAAGGCTGCTGTAAGGTTAAACTCTGCCCGGCTTAGTTCACAACACATGAGCCTTCGCAGTTTCTTGCAGCAAACATTCTAACAATTTCCAGGAACAGatattaatactttaaaagtcACAACTCAACAGATCTTAGAACCATTAAAATAAACCCTGTTGATTTTATAGGAAGGCTTTTGTCCTTTTTCAGTAAACAAATTCAGACTCGGAAACTCAATTTTGTGGTCCCAAGAATCAGTATAaatttaacttaatattttttagtAACTAGCGTGTCAAATTTTGCTGACCTTCCCTAAACCGTATGACCAAAGTGAATTAGTTTCCTATGACTGCTGTTAACAGATAACCACCAAACATGTTGGCTTAAAACAAGAAACGTTTATTGTCTTACagtctggaagccagaagtccaaaatcagtttcccCAGGCTACAGTCAAGATATTGGTGGGACTTTGCTCTCTCTGGAGGCGCTCTAAGGAGAGTCTGATCCCtccccttgccttttccagcttctagagctgcATTCCTTGCATTGTTTGGCTCCTGGCATACCTCCATCGCCAGTACTGTGGTGGCATCCTCACATctacctctgccttcctcttctagGGACGCTTGTGGTTGCATTTAGGAACCATCCAGATAATCCGGGATGATtttcccatctcaaaatcctcaCTCACATCTGCCAACTCCCTGTTACCGTGTAAAAGAAGATCCACAGCTTCCAGGATTAGGACCAGGATATCTGTGGGGCCCTTATTGCACCTACCACAAGAGGCTACTGGTTAATCCAGCACTTTGCCTTCTGACAAATGCTTCTGTCTATTGCTTCTGAAAGACTCTCTCAAGGTTCTTGCCCCAAATTGTGGCCTCTAGTATTAACCATTATTCAAGCGTAAATAAGAGATACAACTGATTCATAAGAGTTTATTTGTTCTCTACCAAACATTCCaagatttaatctttttttttttcttggaacatTATATTTGGTAACACTTTAGAGACAACTATTTTAAGATTCACTTTAATTTAAAAGGCTTAATCAAGAAATTTCTGAACGTTTCGTGCAGCTAATTTCTCTAAAGAGCAGTTTTGGAGTTTAGGAGAAAAAGCAAGCATTAGTCATGTGTCCCAACTCTCTCAGAACAGAATCTGTTAGGGAGAGATGTCATTCAGAAGAGGGTGAATTGGTCTTTGAAAGATTTCGTAGCAATTGGGGTTAAGACAAGGCGGAAGAGGAAACAGCATATAACACGAGGGCCCCgacaggaagggaaaagcagcGGAAAGCAAAGCAGAAAGCCAGGGTGCGTCTGGAAGTGCCTGCTGTGGAAGGTTCCAGCAGGCATTCGGGGGAGGGTTCTTCTCAGACGAgcctcacccccagcctctgccacgACGCAGCGGCTAATTGGCTGTACATGATTATGTCATTGAGTTCTGAAGGCTTGTGCTCACGTGCGCCTTATACTCGAGGGCATGTGACACAAGTTGGCCTGGCCACTCAGACAGGCTTCCTCCGCCTCGGCTCTATTGCTGCTTTGGAGCGACAGCTCTTTGTGGGGGATGTGGGGCTCTCCTGTGGATTACAGGGTCCTTAGCGGCCTGCTGACCTCCACCCAGCAGGTGCCAGAAGCACCATCGACCCCAACTTGTGGCAACCAGAAATGCCTCCAGACGCTGCCAGTGCCTTCCTGGGGAAGGGGTGCTGCTCTAGAGGCTGGGCCGAGCCTGGTGATTGGTTTGACGGGTGATGAAGAGTAAAGTCTGCGAAATCGTTGAAAACCCTAATTAGGAACAACATGGCAAAGCGAAGCACCCCCCTCAACCTGGCCCTTTAGGTCTTCAGGTCCACGTTTGTCTAACTGCCTGCCTTTTAGCTTTCTCTCAGACTATTAAGTTCACGAAATATGACTGGACTTGTCCTAAAAGCATAAAAACTTATCCTAAAAGCATGAAAACAAAAGTCGAATttgaggggtggagagagagaaggggatgaGATATAAAATTTCTGTTAGCCTAACAAATACCTATTTATCTACATTTTGTTACATCAGAGATGTCTCTGTTTactcatatctttttaaaaaattgtattggaGTAGaactgatttacagtgttgtgttagtttctgctgtgcagcaaagtgattcagttctacatatacatctctccattctttttcagattctttacccgtataggttattacagaatattgagcagagttccctgtgctctacattaggtccttgttggttatctgttttacatagagtagtgtgtatgttaatcccaagctcctagtTTATCTCCCCCCcgccatttcccctttggtaaccatcattactcatatcttttaaattattacctGTGGCCCTGGatgatttatgttttgttttcctggatACATCATTTCTTTGATGGAGGTAAAGTCATGGGGGCAGCAAATGATGTGGCTTCAGCCGCTGGCCCCGGCTGACACGTGCCCAAGGGGGGCGTGAGTTTTGCAGAAGGACCCTGCCTGGCACCCTGCCCCCCTCCAGCCAGAGCCCAGGTGTACACCCCCTCCTGACTTGTTGCCCCAAACTGTCTCTGTGCCCCAGCTTATTCCCAATTTAAGCAGTAATATCCGTGTCCCAGAAAGGAacaattaagggaaaaaatactaaaaaatacaaacaaaaaaaaccaggcaGGAAAAGTGAAGGGTTGAGGGAGGTCCGCACCTGACTTAGCCAAACAGTGATTTCCCTGCTCCGGGTGCCTTAGAGCTGAACAGGCGCAGAGATGCTTGAAATCAAGCCCCTCAAAAAGCAGGGCCAAGCCCCCCAACAGTCCAAGTGGCATGACGGACCATGACCTTGCACTCGGGTCATGCAGGGCCCCGACCTCCACCTCCTCTGGCAGTCTCAGGACTCTGATGGCGTTCGCTGGGTAAGTGTAGCACCTGTTAGGGGGGCCCTGAGACCGGGGCTGCCATCGTCCACGCTGTGCAGAcacagaaactgaggcacgggtGGAGGTGAAGTCGGAGAGCTGAGTGGAGGAGCCGGGACAGGAGCTGGGCCAGGGGACCCAGCACTGTCCTCCCTCATCACTGTCGCCCTCTGGGTTCATTGACAGCAGTGCATGAATTCAGGGGCTGGTTGTGTGCTGATAAGCCTTCCGAGATGTCTGTCGTTGTTAGGTATTTTTCAGCTTTGTCAAGAGGAGATCCACTTCCTGTAAAAGACAGAATCGAAATGCCCATGGCCACTCAGAAAACAGACACAGGCCTGACTCAAGGACTCCTTAAAGTTTTGCACAAGCAGGTATAAGAGTTTGCTATCAGTCAGCTGAACTTGAGATAAAGCCCCGCAGAAAGCTCCACGATCATCCATACAAGCCCCGCCTTCCCTGCAGTAAACCTTCAAGGTTTATTCAAAGAAGGAATCTTGGATTCAGGGCCTTTCTCTGGTTTAAAGAACCCAAGATAGCTATTCATGattatatagaaatatgatttCTTTGAAATACCGAATTAAGATGCAAGAGGCTGCTGGactaaaaaaaagatctgaaaataCGAAATTTTAGACATGGGAGTTGCAAGATCCTTCTTGAAATATGTGTTTATAAAAACTATGCTAACATGATAATCCGCCACCTTCTTCATCTGACAGACAGATTGCCCTCGGGCGTCTGGCTTCCAGCCCTCCTGAGAGCCCTCCAGACCCACCATCTCACTTGGAAAGTTCAtagaaagtgtattttatctgaatGATGGGGCTGTGTTGCCAAAAACTACATCAGTGGTATAACCCTGAGTTTTAAAGCGACTCGTCCCCATTATACATCTCGAAGTCCTGTGTTCCTGTTTGGGGTGCGGTGACTTCTGGAAACGAGATTTTCCCATTTCTAGATTTTCCCATGTCTAGTTTAAGGGAAAACGAATAACCACTGCAAGGGGTAGTTTGGGAAAAGACATGCTAAAGTTGTTTAAACCTCCTTCACGCAGAATATTGCTAGCAGATCACAGGAGTTACCAATTTTCATAAAGTTGTCTAAAAGAGTAGaaggaataaatttattttcagtgttgAGATTTACCCCATTTAACTGTTAGCATGTTTCGGGGttggattttatttgatttattgaaGTTTTATTTGTATTGTGAAGTATTTCAGGCAGACAGTAGAGAATCATGTACGCCATATCTGTGTGCCCATTTTATTAAGTCATAACATTATGCCACGTTTGTTTCCCAGTCCTTTTTTCTCTTGAGAAGTAACTTGTTGCCAGTCTCTAGTTCCCAGCCCCCTTCTCTGCCTGTGCACCCCCTGTCCTCAGACACACACAttccccccccctccccagggctaATGGTGCAGTGAATTCAGAGTTCATCTTTGAAAGGGGATGGGTGCTCTGTACTTCTTGGGGCTTTTAAACTTACGTAGATTGTGTCATGCTGTGTTTTCTGAACAGTGTAGCCACAAGGAATATGTGGAATTAGCAGATCTtgagcagaaatggaaaaatctgtGCCTGCCAGTAGAAAAATTCAGAGCTCTCTTGCAGTTGGATCCTTGCAAAGACAAAATCGAGGGGATAAGATTTTTAGCGCTTGGATGCAGCATGCTTGGTGGGGTACGTACCTATAAATAGCATATTAATAATTCTGTGTGATCATAGGCCTGGCTTAAAAGTAATTTAGGTGTTTCAGTAACTGAAGGAACACTTTCACTACTTTAGTAATCTTGTCTTAGAAAGGCAGtttttttcagatgtttattGTATTTTAGGCTTATAGTTACTTTAGTTTACAGAAGTACTTATGAATGCCTCAATTTAAAAGATGTTAACAGTAGACAAACCATATAGATACTGTTAAAATGTGTTTAGTTTTTAGAAGAGAATGCATCAGTGAGTTGTATTAAACAACATGTCGCTTGGTAAATGATAATATCTGTTTCTCTCATCTGTGCAAAGaggcataaaattattttctattttagttaAAATCTGTTATTAGTAACTAATACTGTAGATACCTTGCTGATGTAAAAAAGTATAACTCATACAACTTAGGAATGAagacacagggaattccctggtggtccagtggttaagacttcacacttccactgcagggtgcatgggtttgatccctggttggggagctatgATAATCTCACAAGCCAggtggctcggccaaaaaaaaaaaagaagacgaagaagaaaaaggaatgaagacacagacgTTCCTTAAGGGAGGCGGGTGTGGTAAGGAGGGGGTGGAAGTCTAGAATCTCTCTTTAGCTTTAGTATTTGAGTCACCCTGTGAGACACAGGGGTCAAGTGCAGGGAAAGTTACCACTTTAAGTTTGTGAAGAAAGGGGTTGAGAAAAGAGAGCTAGCTCCCTTTACTGCAGAGATGAGCAAAGTTTGATACCCTCTCCCTTCAGTCTTTGGACCCCAGAGCACGTAACTGGCTAACTCTTAGTCCTCACTTCACGGGGTGCCCTCATCTCGGGTCCACGCATCAGCCTCCTTAATTCTGTTTTAAGAATTACTTTATGTAACACTAGCTCGCATGACCACTAATACAACTAACCGCCTGCAACTAACCTCCAGCCCGTCCCCCTGCCGCCCACACCTGAAGCATCAGCTCCCCTGATCTCTCGCTTCCCATTGATCCCGTATGGACCCCAAGAAATACATCGTTTAATTTTAGTTGGTTTTAACTTATGTTGTTACTCATCTTCTGGAACTTTTTTTCATTCCCAAGTAGATTTCTCTTTATTCATCTGTATCATTACAGACGCTGTGGTTCATTCATCTCCTCTGCTGTGTGAATATAGTGCAATTTACTGGTTCTGTTAATGGTCCCAGCGAGAACCTCCGAACCCCCAGTAAGGTCGGGTGTTAGGCTGGTCACTCCCTTTTGCTGTGTACCTGCCTACAGGCGGTGTTTCCAGTCAGCCATAGAGAGAGTGGTCAGCCCTGGGCTGGACACCTCAGACCAAGTTCCCTCCTCTAGGCTCAGAAGCCACCAGGGAGAATCCCAGCAGGGTTTTattggaggaaatttttttttaaataaatttatttatttttaattttatttttggctgcgttgggttttcgttgctgtgcgcgggctttctctagttgcagcgattgggggctattcttcgttgtggtgcacgggcttctcatggcggtggcttctcttgttgcggagcacgggctctaggtgcgtgggcttcagtagttgtggcacgcagactcagcagttatggctcatgggctcagtagttgtgacgcatgggcttagttgctctgcggcatgtgggacatccccggaccagggctcgaacctgtgtcccctgcactggcaggcagattctcaaccactgtgccaccagggaagccctattggaGGAAATTTTATGTTGCTTTGTTCATCTGGAACTCTGGaagcaagatgttaataatataaaattaataactaatatttgATTTTATGGTTTGCTCCTCTAAACTTAGTTgtgaaatttagatttttataatGATGAGAAATTAGACTATGTCATATTTGGGGATCCATCTTTGTAATTTCTACCTCCCTAATCAGGAGAACCAGCCACTAGATTTCAAACCAAACCAAGCCTGTTTTGCAAGATAAGACCTCTTACCGTGTGTGGGGTGTGACACTAGATGGAGACATTTGTTAAGGATGGAGCTTCCTTTCTGAAGTGACTGctgtggaagggagagggaaacAGCACACA
The Physeter macrocephalus isolate SW-GA chromosome 8, ASM283717v5, whole genome shotgun sequence genome window above contains:
- the ROPN1L gene encoding ropporin-1-like protein; the protein is MPLPDTMFCAQQIRIPPELPDILKQFTKAAIRTQPADVLQWSAGYFSALSRGDPLPVKDRIEMPMATQKTDTGLTQGLLKVLHKQCSHKEYVELADLEQKWKNLCLPVEKFRALLQLDPCKDKIEGIRFLALGCSMLGGSLNTAMKHLCEILTADPEGGPARIPFETFSYVYRYLSGLDSDIPASDTESYLSSLKDSVDSRKNGMIGLSDFLHSKEENLENLEKKTQKT